The following proteins come from a genomic window of Terribacillus aidingensis:
- a CDS encoding alpha-glucosidase, which translates to MKIWRTGDQMEMEKKYWKESVIYELYTRSFKDSNGDGIGDFGGILEKIDYLEYLGVDTVWLPPIYVSADVDHGYDVKDFRAIQPEYGTIEQFDVLLAEFHRRGIKLVLDIVPNHTSIEHEWFQQARSSKDNPYHDYYIWEQGNTDGSPPSNWRSHLGQPVWTWNEQTEEYYLHLYSDKQPDLNWDNPQVRQEIYDIMRFWLEKGIDGFRIDAVNVISKDRRYPDSDQGTLQANGEEYFKNGPHIHDYLHEMNKELKKDFEFFTAGETSAVHDHDVLRYTKPEREELDMVLSAEASELADQDEDKYKSKDWTVHDFREVLRKWQKDVGDGGGWFGLYLSHHDAPRMVSTFADDGEYRIPSAKLLATMLHTLRGTPFIFQGEELGMTNYNHFDSIDEIDDQEALSYYDLKVNEQGESETKIMDRIQEKTRDHARTPMQWDTSDHAGFTIGTPWLPVNPNHKEINVESGVENPDSVLQFYRKLIRLRKENSIMVYGEFEIILNDHDQIFGYIRRLDDEEWVILLNMTDEEAHYDIPSACVDDWDNKHCVISNYPHVDNQDTLRPYEAIVYKYVK; encoded by the coding sequence ATGAAAATTTGGAGGACAGGTGATCAGATGGAGATGGAGAAGAAGTACTGGAAAGAAAGTGTTATCTACGAATTATATACCCGTAGCTTCAAAGACAGCAACGGAGACGGAATCGGTGATTTTGGCGGTATATTAGAAAAGATTGACTACTTGGAATATCTCGGAGTGGATACTGTTTGGCTTCCGCCAATCTATGTATCTGCCGATGTCGACCACGGCTATGATGTAAAGGATTTCAGAGCTATTCAGCCGGAGTACGGGACAATCGAACAATTCGATGTCTTACTGGCAGAGTTTCATCGTCGCGGCATTAAACTTGTGCTCGATATTGTCCCGAATCATACCTCCATTGAGCACGAGTGGTTCCAGCAAGCGAGATCTTCCAAGGATAATCCTTATCATGATTATTATATTTGGGAACAAGGAAATACTGATGGTTCCCCGCCTTCGAATTGGCGCTCCCATCTTGGACAACCTGTATGGACGTGGAACGAGCAGACAGAAGAATATTATTTGCATCTGTACAGTGATAAACAGCCTGATCTAAATTGGGATAACCCGCAAGTCCGCCAAGAAATATATGATATTATGCGTTTCTGGCTGGAAAAAGGAATAGACGGCTTCCGTATTGATGCAGTGAATGTCATCTCGAAGGATCGGCGTTACCCAGATTCTGACCAAGGGACCTTGCAGGCTAATGGTGAAGAATACTTTAAGAACGGTCCGCACATCCACGACTATCTGCATGAAATGAACAAAGAGCTGAAAAAGGATTTTGAATTCTTCACAGCAGGTGAAACTTCTGCCGTACATGATCACGATGTTCTTCGGTATACAAAGCCGGAGCGGGAAGAGTTGGACATGGTATTATCTGCTGAAGCATCTGAGCTCGCTGATCAGGATGAAGATAAATACAAGAGTAAGGACTGGACAGTACATGATTTCCGAGAGGTACTACGCAAATGGCAGAAGGATGTCGGTGACGGCGGAGGCTGGTTCGGCTTATATCTCAGCCATCATGATGCACCGCGAATGGTTTCTACCTTTGCAGATGATGGAGAATATCGGATTCCATCCGCAAAGCTATTAGCTACAATGCTGCATACTTTGCGCGGCACACCGTTCATTTTCCAGGGAGAAGAACTTGGAATGACCAACTATAACCATTTCGATTCTATTGATGAAATAGATGACCAGGAAGCACTCAGCTATTATGATTTGAAAGTGAACGAGCAAGGTGAGTCAGAAACGAAAATTATGGATCGGATACAGGAGAAGACACGTGACCATGCCAGAACCCCAATGCAGTGGGATACCTCTGATCATGCAGGGTTCACAATCGGCACACCTTGGCTTCCGGTCAATCCAAATCATAAAGAAATTAATGTGGAATCAGGTGTTGAGAATCCTGATTCCGTTCTGCAGTTTTATCGAAAACTAATTCGGCTGCGTAAAGAAAATTCCATAATGGTGTATGGGGAATTTGAGATTATCCTTAACGACCACGACCAAATCTTTGGGTATATACGCAGGCTCGATGATGAGGAATGGGTTATCCTGCTGAACATGACGGATGAAGAAGCACACTACGATATCCCCAGTGCATGTGTGGATGATTGGGATAACAAGCATTGTGTCATTAGTAATTATCCACATGTGGATAATCAAGATACATTAAGACCGTATGAAGCAATTGTGTATAAGTATGTAAAATAG
- a CDS encoding SDR family NAD(P)-dependent oxidoreductase — MSTIEGKVAIVTGAASGIGLATAEAYVNKGGKVVIADYNAEAGQRETDRLKAAGGDVLFIQFNAAEEDSIKNLIDQTVAHYGQVDILVNNAGIGGMSATHELSYEDYRKVIAINQDGIFLASKYAIQEMLKSGGGVIINTSSVLGFVAQPGAFSYNASKGAVNTLTKSLAVEYGDKGIRVNAVNPGFVESGMVNKEALGDFYDGLVAKHPIGRLGKADEIAHAIVFLTENDFVTGETLVVDGGYLAQ; from the coding sequence ATGTCAACAATCGAAGGAAAAGTAGCAATCGTTACAGGAGCAGCATCTGGTATTGGTCTAGCAACTGCTGAAGCTTATGTAAATAAAGGCGGTAAAGTAGTCATTGCAGACTATAACGCTGAAGCAGGACAAAGAGAAACAGACAGACTGAAAGCAGCTGGCGGGGACGTTCTTTTCATCCAGTTCAACGCTGCTGAAGAAGATTCTATTAAAAATTTGATTGACCAAACAGTAGCACACTATGGTCAAGTTGATATTCTTGTAAACAACGCCGGTATTGGCGGCATGAGTGCAACGCATGAGCTATCTTATGAAGATTACCGTAAAGTAATCGCCATCAACCAAGATGGTATCTTCTTGGCTTCCAAATATGCTATCCAGGAAATGCTGAAATCAGGCGGCGGTGTCATCATCAATACATCTTCTGTTCTAGGCTTCGTTGCACAGCCTGGCGCGTTTTCTTACAACGCCAGCAAAGGTGCTGTTAACACATTGACTAAATCTCTTGCTGTGGAATATGGCGATAAAGGCATTCGTGTTAACGCTGTAAACCCAGGATTCGTTGAATCAGGAATGGTGAACAAAGAAGCTCTTGGCGACTTCTATGATGGACTTGTAGCGAAACACCCAATCGGCCGTCTTGGCAAAGCGGATGAGATCGCACACGCTATCGTATTCTTGACTGAAAACGACTTCGTAACTGGTGAAACGCTTGTAGTAGACGGCGGTTACCTAGCTCAGTAA
- a CDS encoding FtsW/RodA/SpoVE family cell cycle protein has product MFGKKLRLGELDKLIMIILCLLCGISILFIFSTQSGGQFGSQNFAQKQFINYIIGFTLLLLFRLLDLNQLRLLAWSFYIVSVLSLLFLTIAPESIAPNILGAKRWFSIPFVGSIQPSEFFRISLIVLVAKLIADTKEKRLNRTVQEDLLLLGKILLVTIPPSLLVYQQPDTGMVMLYMFAIVAMLGMIKLNKIVVTIGILVPLLVIGMVVFLFLFKPEIIYDDVIPKLKPHQQDRIIGWLDPSDNSNQAFQSRRSVLAVGTGGLTGKGIEEGNVYVPEKHTDFIFASIAEEGGFLTGSAVILLFFLLITRILEIGSKSNDPFGTYICAGLALSLTIQIVQNIGMVEGMLPVKGIALPFLTYGGSSLFSNMILLGMVMSVRNTYAHQFFGE; this is encoded by the coding sequence ATGTTTGGGAAGAAATTGCGATTGGGTGAGTTGGATAAACTGATCATGATCATATTATGTTTATTGTGCGGAATCAGTATTTTATTCATTTTTAGTACGCAGTCTGGAGGACAATTCGGCAGCCAGAATTTTGCACAGAAGCAATTTATCAACTACATAATTGGCTTTACTCTTCTGTTATTGTTCAGACTATTGGATTTAAATCAGCTTCGTTTGCTTGCTTGGTCGTTCTATATTGTTTCAGTTTTGTCGCTATTGTTTCTTACTATCGCTCCTGAATCGATTGCGCCTAATATACTCGGAGCGAAAAGATGGTTCAGTATTCCTTTTGTAGGATCCATCCAGCCATCAGAGTTTTTCCGAATTAGCTTGATTGTATTGGTAGCCAAATTGATAGCTGATACTAAAGAAAAACGCCTTAACAGAACAGTACAGGAGGATTTGTTACTACTGGGTAAAATATTACTGGTGACGATTCCTCCGAGCTTACTAGTCTATCAACAGCCAGATACAGGTATGGTCATGCTTTACATGTTTGCAATCGTGGCCATGTTAGGGATGATAAAGCTTAACAAAATTGTAGTAACAATAGGCATATTGGTACCATTACTTGTAATCGGTATGGTTGTTTTCTTATTTTTATTTAAACCAGAGATTATTTATGATGATGTGATACCTAAGCTTAAACCCCATCAGCAGGATAGAATAATAGGTTGGCTGGATCCTAGTGATAATAGCAACCAAGCATTTCAAAGCAGAAGATCTGTGTTGGCAGTTGGAACAGGAGGTCTTACAGGGAAAGGAATAGAAGAAGGGAACGTGTATGTTCCGGAAAAGCATACAGATTTTATCTTTGCTTCTATTGCGGAAGAGGGAGGATTTCTGACAGGGTCAGCTGTTATATTGCTCTTTTTCCTACTAATAACCAGGATTTTAGAGATAGGTTCAAAGAGTAATGATCCATTCGGAACGTATATTTGTGCCGGGTTGGCTTTGAGTCTTACTATACAAATAGTGCAGAACATAGGTATGGTAGAGGGGATGTTGCCAGTTAAAGGCATTGCCCTTCCTTTTTTGACATATGGAGGGAGTTCTTTATTTTCTAATATGATCCTGCTGGGAATGGTTATGTCTGTTCGGAATACATATGCCCATCAGTTTTTTGGAGAATAG
- a CDS encoding Lrp/AsnC family transcriptional regulator yields the protein MLDQTDLQILEELSKNSRITMKELGEKVHLTSPAASARVAKLEDSGIIEAYTIRINDVKMGFYIHAFITIFTQNTNHRPFLSFTDAQKDFVIQNYKISGDGCYLLECKFQSNETMNTFLEELNQYANYKLSIVINKNT from the coding sequence ATGTTAGACCAAACAGATTTGCAAATCCTGGAGGAACTGTCCAAGAACAGTCGTATTACCATGAAAGAATTAGGAGAAAAAGTCCATTTGACCAGTCCCGCTGCTTCGGCCAGAGTAGCAAAATTGGAGGATAGCGGAATCATTGAAGCTTATACAATACGAATTAATGACGTTAAAATGGGATTTTACATACATGCTTTTATTACTATCTTCACACAGAATACAAATCACAGGCCTTTTCTTTCCTTTACAGATGCACAAAAGGACTTTGTTATTCAGAACTACAAAATCAGCGGGGATGGCTGCTACCTTCTGGAATGTAAATTTCAGTCTAATGAAACGATGAATACATTTTTGGAAGAATTGAATCAGTATGCTAACTATAAACTCTCTATTGTCATAAATAAGAACACATAA
- the ftsW gene encoding putative lipid II flippase FtsW, translating to MLSKLKELDKTLLFLITSISLFGLIMVYSASYSLGSIKYNVSNFFFHRQWISFLIGIFAMAIGFFLPYKLYQKWIPLLIIGSRLLLILVLTPWFGEVRNNSQRWLQIGSLVLQPAEFVKFTMVVYFASVYGKKEKTLTNFSKELLPPLLLLGVVFLLILMQPDLGTATSIAIPCVFILLCAGVKKRHLLGIVGVGACAVVYLAVSAPYRLARILSFRDPFSDPNGKGYQLINGYEAIASGGVLGKGVGGGIQKLGFLPEAHTDFIMAVVLEELGTFGLAVVFFLYFGLLIKGVYIALHAKNSFGTLLTIGFLFQIMVQVVFNLGAVAGLLPITGIPLPFISYGGSSLIVNLFTMGIILQISREAKQIRIPIVERRR from the coding sequence ATGTTATCGAAATTAAAAGAGCTAGACAAGACGTTACTTTTTTTAATTACAAGTATTAGTTTATTTGGATTGATCATGGTTTATAGCGCTAGCTATTCATTAGGTTCAATAAAATATAATGTCTCAAACTTCTTTTTTCATCGACAATGGATATCGTTTTTGATTGGAATCTTTGCTATGGCAATAGGTTTTTTTCTGCCTTATAAGCTGTATCAAAAATGGATTCCGCTTCTTATTATTGGATCGAGGCTTTTACTCATACTTGTCCTTACGCCTTGGTTTGGAGAAGTCCGGAATAATTCCCAGCGCTGGCTGCAAATAGGTTCTCTCGTCCTTCAGCCAGCAGAATTCGTGAAATTCACAATGGTTGTCTATTTTGCATCCGTGTACGGAAAAAAAGAGAAGACACTTACTAATTTCAGTAAAGAGCTATTACCGCCGCTCTTACTGCTAGGGGTGGTATTCTTGCTCATTCTTATGCAGCCGGATCTAGGAACTGCTACATCTATAGCGATACCTTGTGTCTTTATTCTGTTGTGTGCGGGAGTCAAGAAACGTCATCTGCTCGGTATCGTCGGAGTTGGTGCGTGCGCTGTGGTTTATTTAGCTGTATCTGCTCCTTATCGATTAGCGCGCATCTTATCCTTTCGGGATCCATTCAGTGATCCAAATGGTAAAGGTTATCAGCTGATTAATGGCTATGAAGCCATTGCTTCAGGCGGTGTATTAGGAAAAGGTGTAGGAGGCGGTATTCAGAAACTCGGTTTTCTTCCCGAAGCTCATACAGATTTTATCATGGCTGTTGTATTGGAGGAATTGGGGACTTTTGGGTTGGCCGTGGTGTTTTTCCTTTATTTCGGGCTCCTTATAAAAGGAGTTTATATAGCATTACATGCAAAGAATTCATTCGGTACTTTATTGACGATTGGTTTTTTGTTTCAAATTATGGTTCAAGTGGTTTTCAACTTAGGTGCAGTTGCAGGCCTTTTACCGATTACAGGAATACCATTGCCCTTTATTAGTTATGGTGGTTCCTCTCTTATTGTAAATCTGTTTACGATGGGAATTATTTTGCAGATCTCACGGGAAGCCAAGCAAATCCGCATTCCTATCGTGGAAAGAAGGCGTTAA
- a CDS encoding MBL fold metallo-hydrolase, translating to MKITQIRNATIVVEYAGKKFLIDPMLAHKGVFPPFPNSLRLDQKNPLVSLPLSIDSIIQDIDAVIVTHLHLDHWDDAAKEALPKKIKVFSQNEEDAEAIQRAGFENVEVLTNETVFEGIQLVKTKGEHGRGEVLKMAGLVCGVVFKHESEQPLYVAGDTVWYEEVGNTIDNHKPEVIVVNAGDNQFLEGGALVMGKEDVHEVYKAASNAKIIAVHMEAVNHWTLSREELINFCHEKGMETNVFVPNDGDSYTF from the coding sequence ATGAAAATAACGCAAATCCGTAATGCAACAATCGTAGTTGAATATGCAGGTAAAAAGTTTTTAATAGATCCTATGTTAGCACACAAAGGTGTATTTCCGCCTTTTCCAAATTCACTTAGGCTGGATCAAAAGAATCCCCTAGTGAGCTTGCCGCTTTCTATCGATAGTATCATACAGGATATCGATGCAGTTATTGTGACGCATCTTCATCTAGATCATTGGGACGATGCAGCTAAAGAGGCGTTACCCAAAAAGATTAAGGTATTCTCCCAAAACGAAGAGGATGCAGAAGCGATCCAAAGAGCTGGTTTCGAGAATGTTGAAGTACTTACGAATGAAACTGTCTTTGAAGGTATCCAGTTAGTTAAAACAAAAGGTGAACATGGCAGGGGGGAAGTATTGAAGATGGCCGGGCTTGTTTGCGGCGTTGTGTTTAAGCATGAAAGTGAACAACCCTTATATGTTGCAGGCGATACAGTCTGGTACGAGGAAGTTGGAAATACAATCGATAACCATAAGCCAGAGGTTATAGTTGTGAACGCTGGGGACAATCAATTTTTAGAGGGTGGAGCTCTGGTAATGGGAAAAGAAGACGTCCATGAAGTTTACAAAGCAGCCAGCAATGCAAAGATTATTGCAGTGCATATGGAAGCGGTCAATCATTGGACATTGTCTAGGGAAGAATTGATAAACTTTTGTCATGAAAAAGGTATGGAGACAAATGTGTTCGTACCAAATGATGGCGACTCATATACGTTCTAA